TTCCCCTGATAATGTCCCCTCTCACGTGCATTTACGAATGCTGTGCCTTGTCAAACACGCTTCACTGATAGTAGGACACAAAGGCGCCACCATATCCAGAATAAAGTCAGAAACCTCTGCCAGAATAAACGTATCAAATAACATCAGGGGTGTTCCTGAAAGAATTGTTTATGTGAGGGGTACTTGCGATGATGTGGCCAAGGCATACGGAATGATAGTGAGAGCGCTGCTAGAAGAACATGGAAGCGAAGACGGCGGAGAAGACATTGAGGTCTCCATCAACCTGCTGATTCCTCACCATCTCATGGGTTGTATAATTGGCAAGCGTGGGTCTCGATTGAGAGAAATTGAGGATTTGAGTGCAGCAAAATTATTTGCATCTCCGAATCAATTGTTGCTGTCTAACGACAGAATTTTAACCATCAACGGGGTGCCCGATGCTATCCATATCGCCACTTTCTACGTTAGTCAAACTCTGTTAAACTTTCAGATGGAATTTCCgcagaaaaaattgaagaggTCCATATATTATCAGCCTACTCAGTTCAACTCAGTGTTAATAGACCATAGCCAAGCGAACGccattcttcatcaaagaaaccACCAATATCATCCAAACGATAAACTACTTACCTACAGACccaacaaaaatttaccTGTATCATCTACTTTGTTGAGTATGGCCACACCGCAGTATACCACCGCTAGCGTGGCAAACGCAACTGCTTTTCAACCAAATTTCGTTATTCCTAATGTGACAGTCTTGGACGGGCCCCTTATCAGTCCGGGACCCAGCAACCATTTATTAATGAACTTCGTACAGCAAGAAATATTCATAGATGAGAAATTTGTGGGGAATGTCATTGGCAAAGATGGAAAACATATAAATTCGGTCAAGGAATCCACAGGTTGTTCGATCATTATACAAGATCCTGTAGAAGGCTCTCCGGAGAGAAGGCTTACAATAAGGGGTACGTTCATGGCTTCTCAAGCTGCCATTATGTTGATTGGtaataaaattgaaattgataGATCAAATGCTGAACGTAAAAGAAGATCACCTCTCTAAAAGTACTGCTAGTCAAGAAAGCACATagaaaaatgtaaaaacaaaaataaaaaagcaaaaagaaacaaggCAATAAATCGAATGAGTATagatatataaatatcaatAGAAATATGTACACGgaattatttctttttgtaataAATTGATCAAAAGATTAtgtatgtatttttttaggCTCGCTACGCGCTATTGCAGCAGTTACTAGTAAATAAAGAACTCAGGAAGcataaaacaaaagagcTTAAAGTTGCCAGTCAAAGAAGCTGTGAAACGAGCACAGCGTTGTAGTCACAGTATGGAACATACCCTTTCACCTTTACAACAAGAAGTATTGAACAAATATAAACAGCTTTCTCTAGATCTAAAAGCTCTGGATGAAACAATAAAGCAACTAAACCACTCGCAACACCGACAACAGCACACACAGCAAGAAACTGTATCGCCAGATGAGATACTACAAGAAATGAGGGACATAGAGGTCAAGATCGGCTTAGTTGGGACATTGCTAAAAGGCAGCGTGTACTCGCTCATTTTGCAAAGAAAGCAAGAACAAGAGTCTTTGGGTAGCAATTCTAATCAGTGATCTGGTGCGAGGAATTGTTCCTGATgccttatttttttacagcACACTACATTGCGCTGTGAGTTGTAATAAtatagtatatatatgctaattaaaaagaaacatgATTCAAACTTAAGGTGCATTACGAAGTAAGAAATACACAtaacaatatatatatatatatgtacttAAATTGTATAAATGACAATCTTACCATCTAGTCCACAAGAGGAAACTTGAGTGATTTGGCCGTTGGATACTGCGAAAGGTCTTAGTTCCACAATGGCATTTTCATGTGCGCTTTCTTGGACATCTGTGCTAACTTTACCCTTTAAGTCTAATTCTTTGAACTTCCTCAATGCGGAAATACCAAAAGTTGAaccttcatcatcattaccACTTAGCTCGTTAGTGTTGCCTGATCCGGTCAAGGTTGAAGACTTGCCATTGTCAGATTTATCTAGGTTCTTCGCAAATTTCCAGCCTTCAGAGGCTTCGCTGAATAATACCGGATGACAAGAGTACCCCCCGCAAATAATCTCGTGGTCGTTGATCCACACTAGTGATCTGTATGGTAACCCCTCCGGAGCATTGACACATTGCACTGGAGATTGGTAATCGACAACATTCAAAGTACCATCATGCGCTACATAAGCAATTCTTTCCATTTGACTTCTCCATTCAACATCATGGATATAAGAACCCTGATACCATTCCCTGATCAAACAACCAAAAGGGAATTTCTGGCCCCAGGGTGATCCGGCGACGGATTCCTTGGAATCCAAACCCTTGATGAACCCACTGAAAACACGCATAAACCCATCAGTACCACCAGCAGCTAATAGCACTCCATTGGAGTGCCAAGACAGGCAATTGATAGTAGATTTGATGGGTTTCTTGATGTGCTTGGATACCCACCAATTATTCTCGTGCTCGTAATAACAAACGGCAATTATTCTAGCACTGGACCCAACCGCAAACTTATAACCGTTTGGTGCCCATGTAACTGAAGTAGCTGCTCTGTTAATACGTAGAAGCACTAAAGTGGGCTTGTATGTCCCATCACTCAATGGCTCCCAAACGTAAGCATTACGGTCTTGGGAGCAAGTAACAATACGGCCATGTATCGAAATGTCCACAGCGGTAATAGTTTTATCATGATCTTTCAAGGTGGCGAATAAAACTGGAGAGGAGTTGTTTGAAACTCTATACACAAGACAATCTGTTTCGCACGTAACGGCTAAAACAGATTTATCTTGAGAAAAGCAATGGGAATAAATTGGCGCCTTGACCAATTTATAGACGGCAACAACAGACTTGTCTTtagaattggaaaaagacATTAGGAGACTCTCGACTAATATacttttgattttgtttacttttccttttttctctttgtttcTTGTCTGGAAGCTTTCTCGACTAAAATTGCACTTATTTGACCCTTTTTCATTATAGGCAAAGCGCGGGCGGGTGACAAGAAGATTCGATAATTGTGCAACTGATAACGAAGGATTTATTATCAACATTGTTGTTAAAGAGTAACATAGAGATCTAAGAAATGACTGTGTTTGTTACCGAAGGAGTGATAGAGATAGTGTTTTTGTTAGCCAATTCTCTTTTAGAATAGGCTTCCCCTGTAGAATTAATGGTTAGTAGGTTTTATCAGATCCCAGGTACACATCGGCCACCATCGGcaatatcttcttcaaatgaatcGTCTTCACTGTTGTCTGCTAGACGAATAAGTCAAACATATTTCAATTATCAGGCGACCCCTGAATGccaaaaagtttcttcCAGATATGATCCCGATAATCCAAACAAGGACAAGTTAGGAACATACGGTGGAGTGTTTGTGCCTACTGCATTGAATGTATTGTCTATCCTTATGTTTCTTCGTTTTGGCTTCATTCTGGGTCAGTTAGGCATTATATGCACCATCGGTCTTCTGTTGTTGAGTTACACCATTAATCTTCTCACGACGCTAAGTATATCTGCTATATCTACAAACGGGACTGTTAGGGGAGGGGGTGCCTACTATATGATTTCAAGAAGTTTAGGGCCTGAATTTGGTGGATCTATTGGgcttgttttttttctggggCAGGTGTTTAACGCAGGTATGAATGCAGTGGGTATTATCGAACCTCTGCTTTATAACTTGGGATATTCTGGCCAAGGCGAGCCTCCTGCGGCTTTGGGGGAGTTACTACCGAGAGGTCATTGGTACGAATTTACATATGCCACAATAATACTTTTCCTATGTTTTTCTGTGGCTTTTGTTGGCTCGCAAACAGTGTCAAGAGCAGGGaacattctttttttggtacTAGCTGCTTCTATATTTTCCATCCCATTGTCTGCGCTGATTAGGTCACCGTTCGTTGAAGGCGGTATCAGTTATACCGGCCCTGCATGGCAAACCTTCCATGACAACCTCTTCCCTCACTTGACAAAGGGTGCAGCAGGTTCCCTACTCAAAGGTAAGGAGACATTCAATGATTTATTTGGGGTTTTCTTTCCCGCTACTGCTGGTATATTTGCGGGCGCAGGAATGTCAAGCGAATTAAGAAAACCTTCCAAATCCATTCCTAAGGGCACTTTATGGGGTTTACTATTCACCTTTATCTGTTATGCTGTTGTTGTCTTCTCCATGGGTTGTTCcattccaagaaaatcattatATGGTGAAGTGCAGATTATACAGACGATCAGTTCCGTCCAGTGGGTTATATTTATGGGTGAAATGGCCACATCTCTTTTCTCCATCATTGTAGGGATGCTTGGAGCTGCTTATGTGCTAGAAGCCATTGCAAAGGATAACATTATTCCAGGTTTGGAGATTTTTGCTGATAAACCGTTATATTCATTGATTTTTACTTGGATTCTGACGCAGCTATGTTTGTTTTCAGATGTCAATAAGATTGCCACCTTTATCACCATGACATTCTTGATGACATTCGTGGTCATGAATTTGGCGTGCTTCCTGTTAGGTATTTCATCAGCTCCAAATTTTAGGCCCTCTTTCAAGTACTTCAACAGATATACCACAGCAGCCGGCGCATTACTTTCTGTTGTTGCAATGTTAATTGTTGATGGCATTTCAGCATCTGTTCTGTTTTTGGCTAtgattttgcttttcttatttattcattACTTTTCACCACCGAAATCTTGGGGTGATGTGTCGCAAAGTTTAATCTATCATCAagtaagaaaatatttacttcGCCTGCGTCAAGACAATATTAAATACTGGAGGCCTCAAATATTGCTATTTGTAGATAACCCAAGGACGAGCTGGAACTTGATAAGGTTTTGCaatcatttgaaaaaaggtGGTTTGTATATCTTAGGCCATGTAGCGGTAACTGCGGATTTTCCGAAACAATTAAATGAACTAAAAACCCAACAAAAGGCTTGGATGAAGATCAGAGACATGGCAGCAATAAAGGCCTTTGTCCAAGTTGGGACTGGTCCCTCCCTTATATGGGGAATCAGGAATGTTTTTATTGGTTCAGGATTGGGAGGTATGAAACCAAACATTACCGTTGTTGGTTTCTTTGACCTCGAAAATTATAGAAAGCACAGGCCACAAAATAGCAACAACAATACCAATCAGAAACCGGTAGAAATAAAAGCTACCGTGCCAGGTAGCTCATGCTCTGATATTAGAATCAATGTTCCATTGCCTACAGATGAGTGTAAAAATGAAACCAAAGTTAACGTACAACAATGGGTTCAAATTGTTGAAGATCTATCACTGATGCAATCCAATATTGCCATAGCGCATGGATTCAAGAATTTAGAGATACCAAACAAAAGGGACCgttgttttccaaaaaaaactatagATCTTTATCCCATTCAAATGTGCGGAAAAGTTGAGGCAAAGGGTGATCAACCTGCGTCTATCACTACTAACTTTGATACTTATACACTTATACTACAATTGGCTGCCATTTTGATAACTGTTCCTGAATGGAAGCACACGCACTCGCTTCGAGTTATTTTATTTGTTGAACAAGAATATCACAGAACGAACGAAGTTCAgcgaatgaaaaaattattacaGGTTCTAAGAATCGATGCGGAAGTTCTGGTAGTGTCTCTGGATCAATTCAGAGTATACAACACAATTGTGAAGGGAGACCCAATCGTGTTCGATTATGTCAACTCGAAATTGGCTGATAATGAATGGTGGAAAGATTTGGTTGAAGCTCGTGATACATTGAAACCAAAGCGGAGATTTTCAACTATTGAATCTCAAACGATAGCAAGGCAATTTACACAATCGAGAAAATATACTTCTGGAGTTCAGAAATTGGGTGTCTCATTTACAATGAATGCGAGCATGCCGACTAACCGCATTGATACTCCATGTGAGAGTGAGGATTCTGATTTGGATACAGATCTTACATCAATCCGCGATGCCTTCTCAGCATCGACTAACGTTCCAGTAGGTAAGGATTTAACGACTAGATCGAAGACTGGTTCCGACAGAACAAACTTGCTCGTAAAGAATTTACAAAGTGATGTGTCAACACAATCATTAAGGCCCGTTTTCTCGAGTAATACTTTGCCAAGGACGAGAGTCGTGGAAGATGGTACCGGTGAACAGCCAACCCTGATCCCAATTGCCGAACCGGATCTCTCAAATGGGAACGGTATCGGGAACGGaaacaaatcaaagaaaccTGTTCTTCCCGAATTATCACCCTGTTGTTCTAAAGATAGTCTAGTTACAGCAATGCAAAATTTAGGTTTTAATGATCTTCCAAGTACTGCTCAACATTTGATCCTGAACGATATGATGACACAAATGTCAAGGAGTTCGGATTTGATCTTTTCAACGCTACCGATTCCAGCCCTTGGAACACATGAAGATCATGATGCAAGTTTACAATATGTCGAAGACTTGGATATTTGGTTGGAAGGTTTACCGCCATGCATGTTAATCAATTCGCAAACCATGACTGTAACTACTGCATTATAGAATAACACATATATTGGTATGCATTTTCCCAGGTCTTATTTACTAGATATATAAATTTTGTAATACGGCCGAAATACAGATGCTTCATAATGGGGTTATTGTTTctattcaattttcttttagttGGGTTTTTCGCTTTCAGGTTCGATATACTGTCTTACTTTGCGGAATGCAAACATGGTGTAGAAATACGAAGCAGCTTCCTTCTCATCTCCTTCAACACCATATCTACCATCAGATCTTTGTAATCCTTCCCTCATTTTAGGCGAAAACCTCTCCATCCATTTGGGAATTTCCTGGacgaaaaatttattgaaaggCATTTGCGATACTAATTCCAAACCGTATTCATCAGCCAAACTTCTTAGGGTTTCGAAAGGAACAACGTACTCAGGGACATTATCTATAGCATCTTCTAGCCAATAAGTATACATTTGGCCATAAGGAGATGTGAACTCATAATCATTCTTTTGGTATGTATTATTCTCAAATGTCACTTTATAAATGGAGTTTCCCCAAGATGGTTTTTCCACATCTTTGGGGAATTTATTCAGTTTATAACGGATAAATTCGGAATCAGGGATAGTGCCAAAAAAGTGGCCACCAATTTTGAGTGATTTGGCCACATTTAGTAAAGCTCTTCTtgccttttcttcagtCTCAAAGGCATAATGCAAACAAAATTGCGTCGAAACGATATCACACGGAAATCTACAGTCTGGAAAGGGCTCTACTGCAACGCCTAATGATTCACCAAAGCAATCACCAGTAATTAGGACAACTTGGTAGTCTAGATTTCTCATGGACCGGTATCTCTTATGAGCTTCTTGGATAGATGCATTGGAAATATCAATACCAATAAACTGTGAAATACCTGCCGCGccatattttcttaaatCACCGCCTTTTCCACATCCGAGTTCTAAAACAACGTCTCCAGGCTTCGTGTATTTGTCGATTAGCATATACTTGA
The nucleotide sequence above comes from Saccharomyces paradoxus chromosome II, complete sequence. Encoded proteins:
- the PBP2 gene encoding telomere maintenance protein PBP2 (RNA binding protein~similar to YBR233W) — encoded protein: MSTETTKPSLSTTPATVLVSPNTLKRKKGDDTSEEQLEAEIKRVALEDADGHSGNDHDSPDNVPSHVHLRMLCLVKHASLIVGHKGATISRIKSETSARINVSNNIRGVPERIVYVRGTCDDVAKAYGMIVRALLEEHGSEDGGEDIEVSINLLIPHHLMGCIIGKRGSRLREIEDLSAAKLFASPNQLLLSNDRILTINGVPDAIHIATFYVSQTLLNFQMEFPQKKLKRSIYYQPTQFNSVLIDHSQANAILHQRNHQYHPNDKLLTYRPNKNLPVSSTLLSMATPQYTTASVANATAFQPNFVIPNVTVLDGPLISPGPSNHLLMNFVQQEIFIDEKFVGNVIGKDGKHINSVKESTGCSIIIQDPVEGSPERRLTIRGTFMASQAAIMLIGNKIEIDRSNAERKRRSPL
- the DAD3 gene encoding Dad3p (RNA binding protein~similar to YBR233W), with the protein product MEHTLSPLQQEVLNKYKQLSLDLKALDETIKQLNHSQHRQQHTQQETVSPDEILQEMRDIEVKIGLVGTLLKGSVYSLILQRKQEQESLGSNSNQ
- the ARC40 gene encoding Arc40p (Subunit of the ARP2/3 complex~similar to YBR234C) — translated: MSFSNSKDKSVVAVYKLVKAPIYSHCFSQDKSVLAVTCETDCLVYRVSNNSSPVLFATLKDHDKTITAVDISIHGRIVTCSQDRNAYVWEPLSDGTYKPTLVLLRINRAATSVTWAPNGYKFAVGSSARIIAVCYYEHENNWWVSKHIKKPIKSTINCLSWHSNGVLLAAGGTDGFMRVFSGFIKGLDSKESVAGSPWGQKFPFGCLIREWYQGSYIHDVEWRSQMERIAYVAHDGTLNVVDYQSPVQCVNAPEGLPYRSLVWINDHEIICGGYSCHPVLFSEASEGWKFAKNLDKSDNGKSSTLTGSGNTNELSGNDDEGSTFGISALRKFKELDLKGKVSTDVQESAHENAIVELRPFAVSNGQITQVSSCGLDGKIVIYTI
- the VHC1 gene encoding Vhc1p (Vacuolar membrane cation-chloride cotransporter (CCC)~similar to YBR235W) — protein: MVSRFYQIPGTHRPPSAISSSNESSSLLSARRISQTYFNYQATPECQKVSSRYDPDNPNKDKLGTYGGVFVPTALNVLSILMFLRFGFILGQLGIICTIGLLLLSYTINLLTTLSISAISTNGTVRGGGAYYMISRSLGPEFGGSIGLVFFLGQVFNAGMNAVGIIEPLLYNLGYSGQGEPPAALGELLPRGHWYEFTYATIILFLCFSVAFVGSQTVSRAGNILFLVLAASIFSIPLSALIRSPFVEGGISYTGPAWQTFHDNLFPHLTKGAAGSLLKGKETFNDLFGVFFPATAGIFAGAGMSSELRKPSKSIPKGTLWGLLFTFICYAVVVFSMGCSIPRKSLYGEVQIIQTISSVQWVIFMGEMATSLFSIIVGMLGAAYVLEAIAKDNIIPGLEIFADKPLYSLIFTWILTQLCLFSDVNKIATFITMTFLMTFVVMNLACFLLGISSAPNFRPSFKYFNRYTTAAGALLSVVAMLIVDGISASVLFLAMILLFLFIHYFSPPKSWGDVSQSLIYHQVRKYLLRLRQDNIKYWRPQILLFVDNPRTSWNLIRFCNHLKKGGLYILGHVAVTADFPKQLNELKTQQKAWMKIRDMAAIKAFVQVGTGPSLIWGIRNVFIGSGLGGMKPNITVVGFFDLENYRKHRPQNSNNNTNQKPVEIKATVPGSSCSDIRINVPLPTDECKNETKVNVQQWVQIVEDLSLMQSNIAIAHGFKNLEIPNKRDRCFPKKTIDLYPIQMCGKVEAKGDQPASITTNFDTYTLILQLAAILITVPEWKHTHSLRVILFVEQEYHRTNEVQRMKKLLQVLRIDAEVLVVSLDQFRVYNTIVKGDPIVFDYVNSKLADNEWWKDLVEARDTLKPKRRFSTIESQTIARQFTQSRKYTSGVQKLGVSFTMNASMPTNRIDTPCESEDSDLDTDLTSIRDAFSASTNVPVGKDLTTRSKTGSDRTNLLVKNLQSDVSTQSLRPVFSSNTLPRTRVVEDGTGEQPTLIPIAEPDLSNGNGIGNGNKSKKPVLPELSPCCSKDSLVTAMQNLGFNDLPSTAQHLILNDMMTQMSRSSDLIFSTLPIPALGTHEDHDASLQYVEDLDIWLEGLPPCMLINSQTMTVTTAL
- the ABD1 gene encoding mRNA (guanine-N7)-methyltransferase (Methyltransferase~similar to YBR236C), coding for MSIKPEKPIWMSQEDYDRQYGSITGGESSTVLESDSKITANAPTDGNGSSPILQISSALTPKASASPIETEPGFKIQKRRHERYDQEERLRKQRAQKLREEQLKRHEIEMTANRSINVDQIVREHYNERTIIANRARRNLSPIIKLRNFNNAIKYMLIDKYTKPGDVVLELGCGKGGDLRKYGAAGISQFIGIDISNASIQEAHKRYRSMRNLDYQVVLITGDCFGESLGVAVEPFPDCRFPCDIVSTQFCLHYAFETEEKARRALLNVAKSLKIGGHFFGTIPDSEFIRYKLNKFPKDVEKPSWGNSIYKVTFENNTYQKNDYEFTSPYGQMYTYWLEDAIDNVPEYVVPFETLRSLADEYGLELVSQMPFNKFFVQEIPKWMERFSPKMREGLQRSDGRYGVEGDEKEAASYFYTMFAFRKVRQYIEPESEKPN